The following coding sequences lie in one Crassostrea angulata isolate pt1a10 chromosome 10, ASM2561291v2, whole genome shotgun sequence genomic window:
- the LOC128166675 gene encoding RNA demethylase ALKBH5-like produces the protein MAENFKDLRLKLQSPHNSSSSRHSKDRESEKSRRDSSNGKYKSKSHYQDLDASWSNADELSKVHAGIKQRRLFNDDQCEKIEEKINETVKIADKGEYKSHTVDRAPLRNKYFFGEGYTYGSQLEKKGPGMERLYPKGEVDEIPDWIHELVIKPLYDAKIVPEGFVNSAVINDYMPGGCIVSHIDPPHIFDRPIVSVSFFSDSALCFGCKFSFRPIRVSTPVLCLPIDRGCVTMISGYAADDITHCIRPQDVVQRRAVIILRRVFPDAPRLEPVVEKESSRKRKRSSVESGPDSEDDSHHKSRRTVSIHRSKHHSSSHRQSSKARKTEKNGHSRVVSKTSDSQDSSEDDEAVVTPKKSVRQVRVSRMARHRKLCW, from the exons ATGGCTGAAAACTTCAAGGATTTACGTCTGAAGCTCCAATCTCCACACAATTCTAGCTCGTCCAGGCATAGCAAGGACAGAGAGTCCGAAAAATCGAGAAGAGACTCATCCAATGGCAAATACAAGTCCAAATCACATTACCAGGACCTTGACGCCAGCTGGAGCAATGCAGACGAGTTAAGTAAGGTCCATGCGGGAATCAAGCAACGTCGCTTGTTTAATGACGATCAGTGTGAAAAAATAGAGGAAAAGATCAACGAGACGGTAAAAATAGCAGACAAAGGGGAGTATAAATCACATACAGTCGACAGGGCGCCGCTGAGAAACAAGTATTTCTTTGGGGAAGGTTACACTTATGGATCCCAGTTGGAGAAGAAGGGACCAGGGATGGAAAGGCTCTATCCCAAAGGAGAAGTGGATGAAATCCCAGACTGGATTCACGAACTAGTCATTAAGCCTCTGTACGATGCTAAGATTGTACCTGAGGGGTTTGTTAACAGTGCTGTCATTAACGATTACATGCCGGGAGGCTGCATTGTGTCCCACATAGACCCACCCCATATCTTTGATCGCCCTATTGTGTCAGTGTCTTTTTTTAGTGACAGTGCTCTCTGTTTTGGCTGTAAGTTTTCTTTTAGGCCTATTCGAGTCTCCACACCAGTGTTATGTTTGCCAATAGACAGAGGATGTGTCACAATGATTAG TGGATATGCAGCAGATGATATAACACATTGTATTCGTCCACAAGATGTTGTTCAGAGAAGAGCTGTTATTATTTTAAGAAG agtttttccTGATGCACCAAGACTAGAACCAGTTGTAGAAAAAGAGAGTTCTCGGAAGCGAAAGCGGAGCAGTGTAGAATCTGGTCCCGACTCCGAGGATGATTCCCACCACAAGAGCAGGAGAACGGTATCCATACACAGAAGCAAACATCACTCTAGCAGTCACCGCCAGTCCTCAAAGGCCCGTAAAACCGAGAAGAACGGCCATTCGCGCGTGGTCAGTAAAACCAGCGACAGTCAGGACAGCAGTGAGGATGACGAGGCCGTCGTCACGCCCAAGAAAAGCGTCCGACAGGTGCGAGTGTCACGTATGGCCCGGCACAGGAAACTCTGTTGGTAA
- the LOC128166530 gene encoding annexin A7-like isoform X1: MLKSVPKIFVFLFISILADEHDHVAPGGVPSATAGMDNFQIGGVSMGDIPRPTIRPANPFNCELDTMTLRTAMRGIGTDEKAIIQVIGHTSNKQRQEILDMYKSVYGKDLISDLKSKLSSDLEELILALVKSPEYYDAWCLNKAMRRMGTIESILIEILTTRTNAEIRGIKAAYKQHFERELEADCASETSGHFKRLLVSFFQANRTELTDSQRQMLMQRGPEAVVDRALAQQDAQTLYKAGVKKFGMDESAFLSVLSIRHEYQMRATFEEYQKLSGKDILSSIGSEMSLDLEYGFKAIIMSAMNRPKFFSDKLYEAMRGMGTDDSTLIRIIVSRSEIDLQNIKDQYQRDHGKSLNAAVSSETSGDYKKLLLAIVGQ; encoded by the exons GCACCAGGGGGTGTACCCTCAGCCACAGCAGGAATGGATAACTTCCAGATTGGAGGGGTGTCAATGGGGGACATTCCTAGACCGACCATTCGTCCAGCAAACCCTTTCAACTGTGAATTGGACACCATGACTCTTCGCACGGCAATGAGAGGAATAG GGACGGATGAGAAGGCCATCATTCAAGTTATTGGCCACACCTCTAACAAACAGAGGCAGGAAATTCTCGACATGTACAAAAGCGTGTATGGAAAG GATTTGATCTCGGATCTGAAGTCAAAGTTGTCAAGTGATCTGGAGGAGCTGATCCTGGCGCTTGTTAAGTCCCCTGAATACTACGACGCCTGGTGTCTTAACAAAGCAATGAGG CGAATGGGAACAATTGAATCAATCCTGATTGAAATTTTGACTACCAGAACAAATGCAGAAATACGGGGCATCAAGGCAGCCTACAAGCAAC ACTTTGAAAGAGAGCTTGAGGCTGACTGTGCCAGTGAAACAAGTGGACATTTCAAAAGATTGCTGGTGTCCTTTTTTCAG GCTAATAGAACCGAGCTGACAGACAGTCAGAGACAGATGCTGATGCAGAGGGGTCCTGAGGCGGTGGTCGACCGGGCTCTGGCCCAGCAGGATGCCCAGACCCTGTACAAGGCGGGCGTCAAAAAGTTTGGCATGGATGAGTCCGCCTTCCTCTCAGTCTTATCCATCAGACACGAGTACCAGATGAGGGCCACCTTTGAAGAATATCAGAAA CTCTCTGGAAAGGACATCCTGAGTTCAATTGGTTCTGAGATGTCTTTGGATCTGGAATATGGTTTCAAAGCTATCA TTATGAGTGCTATGAATAGACCCAAGTTTTTCTCGGACAAATTGTACGAAGCAATGCGAGGAATGGGAACCGATGACTCCACCTTAATCCGAATCATCGTGTCCCGATCAGAG ATTGATCTACAGAACATTAAGGATCAATATCAGAGGGATCATGGGAAGTCTCTCAATGCCGCGGTGTCATCCGAGACCAGCGGAGACTACAAGAAACTTCTGCTGGCTATTGTAGGCCAGTGA
- the LOC128166530 gene encoding annexin A7-like isoform X2, whose amino-acid sequence MDNFQIGGVSMGDIPRPTIRPANPFNCELDTMTLRTAMRGIGTDEKAIIQVIGHTSNKQRQEILDMYKSVYGKDLISDLKSKLSSDLEELILALVKSPEYYDAWCLNKAMRRMGTIESILIEILTTRTNAEIRGIKAAYKQHFERELEADCASETSGHFKRLLVSFFQANRTELTDSQRQMLMQRGPEAVVDRALAQQDAQTLYKAGVKKFGMDESAFLSVLSIRHEYQMRATFEEYQKLSGKDILSSIGSEMSLDLEYGFKAIIMSAMNRPKFFSDKLYEAMRGMGTDDSTLIRIIVSRSEIDLQNIKDQYQRDHGKSLNAAVSSETSGDYKKLLLAIVGQ is encoded by the exons ATGGATAACTTCCAGATTGGAGGGGTGTCAATGGGGGACATTCCTAGACCGACCATTCGTCCAGCAAACCCTTTCAACTGTGAATTGGACACCATGACTCTTCGCACGGCAATGAGAGGAATAG GGACGGATGAGAAGGCCATCATTCAAGTTATTGGCCACACCTCTAACAAACAGAGGCAGGAAATTCTCGACATGTACAAAAGCGTGTATGGAAAG GATTTGATCTCGGATCTGAAGTCAAAGTTGTCAAGTGATCTGGAGGAGCTGATCCTGGCGCTTGTTAAGTCCCCTGAATACTACGACGCCTGGTGTCTTAACAAAGCAATGAGG CGAATGGGAACAATTGAATCAATCCTGATTGAAATTTTGACTACCAGAACAAATGCAGAAATACGGGGCATCAAGGCAGCCTACAAGCAAC ACTTTGAAAGAGAGCTTGAGGCTGACTGTGCCAGTGAAACAAGTGGACATTTCAAAAGATTGCTGGTGTCCTTTTTTCAG GCTAATAGAACCGAGCTGACAGACAGTCAGAGACAGATGCTGATGCAGAGGGGTCCTGAGGCGGTGGTCGACCGGGCTCTGGCCCAGCAGGATGCCCAGACCCTGTACAAGGCGGGCGTCAAAAAGTTTGGCATGGATGAGTCCGCCTTCCTCTCAGTCTTATCCATCAGACACGAGTACCAGATGAGGGCCACCTTTGAAGAATATCAGAAA CTCTCTGGAAAGGACATCCTGAGTTCAATTGGTTCTGAGATGTCTTTGGATCTGGAATATGGTTTCAAAGCTATCA TTATGAGTGCTATGAATAGACCCAAGTTTTTCTCGGACAAATTGTACGAAGCAATGCGAGGAATGGGAACCGATGACTCCACCTTAATCCGAATCATCGTGTCCCGATCAGAG ATTGATCTACAGAACATTAAGGATCAATATCAGAGGGATCATGGGAAGTCTCTCAATGCCGCGGTGTCATCCGAGACCAGCGGAGACTACAAGAAACTTCTGCTGGCTATTGTAGGCCAGTGA